Proteins encoded by one window of Sediminicoccus rosea:
- a CDS encoding microcin C ABC transporter permease YejB, whose translation MTGYLLRRLLLVVPTLFGIILINFAVIQFAPGGPVEQMIAEIRGQGDTMGRLTGEGANETRPQPTSTAEGGGSQYRGARGLDPEVVKEIERAFGFDKPAHVRFGEMLWGYMRFDLGRSLFRDRPVWDLVVEKLPVSISLGLWSTLIIYLISIPLGIRKAVRDGTRFDLTTSAVVLVGYAIPGFLFAILLVVLFAGGSFFQWFPLRGLVSSGSETWPFWDRVWDYAWHMVLPTITLVIGGFAGLTMLTKNSFLEEINKQYVVTARAKGAAERRVLYGHVFRNAMLIIIAGFPAAFIGILFTGALLVEIIFSLDGLGLLGFEAAIRRDYTVMFGTLYIFTLLGLIMQIVSDFTYTLVDPRIDFESRR comes from the coding sequence GTGACCGGCTATCTGCTTCGCCGCCTGCTGCTGGTGGTGCCGACGCTGTTCGGCATCATCCTGATCAATTTCGCGGTGATTCAGTTCGCACCGGGCGGTCCGGTCGAGCAGATGATCGCGGAGATTCGCGGCCAGGGTGACACGATGGGCCGCCTGACGGGCGAGGGTGCCAACGAGACTCGCCCGCAGCCGACCTCCACGGCGGAGGGCGGTGGCTCGCAGTATCGCGGGGCGCGCGGGCTCGATCCCGAGGTGGTGAAAGAGATCGAGCGCGCCTTCGGCTTCGACAAGCCGGCGCATGTGCGCTTCGGCGAGATGCTCTGGGGCTATATGCGCTTCGATCTCGGGCGGTCGCTGTTTCGCGATCGGCCGGTCTGGGACCTGGTGGTGGAGAAGCTGCCGGTTTCGATCTCGCTCGGGCTGTGGTCCACGCTGATCATCTATCTGATCTCCATTCCCCTCGGCATCCGCAAGGCGGTGCGGGACGGCACGCGCTTCGATCTGACGACGAGCGCCGTGGTGCTGGTGGGCTATGCGATCCCGGGCTTCCTCTTCGCCATCCTGCTGGTGGTGCTGTTTGCCGGCGGCAGCTTCTTCCAGTGGTTCCCGCTGCGCGGCCTGGTGAGTTCGGGCAGCGAGACCTGGCCCTTCTGGGACCGCGTCTGGGACTATGCCTGGCACATGGTGCTGCCCACCATCACCCTGGTGATCGGCGGCTTCGCCGGGCTGACCATGCTGACGAAGAACTCCTTCCTGGAGGAGATCAACAAGCAGTATGTCGTCACCGCCCGCGCCAAGGGCGCGGCGGAGCGGCGCGTGCTCTATGGGCATGTCTTCCGCAACGCGATGCTCATCATCATCGCGGGGTTTCCGGCGGCCTTCATCGGCATCCTCTTCACCGGCGCGCTGCTGGTGGAGATCATCTTCTCGCTGGACGGGCTCGGCCTGCTCGGCTTCGAGGCGGCGATCCGGCGGGACTACACGGTGATGTTCGGCACGCTCTACATCTTCACCCTGCTCGGGCTCATCATGCAGATCGTCAGCGACTTCACCTATACGCTGGTGGACCCGCGCATTGATTTCGAGAGCAGGCGATGA
- a CDS encoding DUF3891 family protein, translated as MILWSQADGSVLATPQPAHAVLAGQLMRALAEPPAPLEPVVNAAAQHDCAWMEWERDPEFDAATGLPRHFNALSGGEHVPMWEQGVRDALANWGLWAGLLILRHGSHIYRLGILGNRMAPSAESLAAMEGYMAREKDWSAELMGKLGATEAQVTANQRKLAMVDSIALGLCWGQERFDCNGTTLIRRSARVATLDPWPLAMPRLTLETETVHLPGRFANAEAMRAGLAAAPRERLVFELEAA; from the coding sequence ATGATCCTCTGGTCTCAAGCCGACGGCAGCGTGCTGGCCACGCCGCAACCCGCCCATGCCGTGCTGGCCGGCCAGCTCATGCGCGCACTGGCCGAGCCGCCCGCGCCGCTGGAGCCGGTGGTCAACGCCGCCGCCCAGCATGACTGCGCCTGGATGGAATGGGAGCGCGACCCGGAATTCGACGCCGCGACCGGCCTGCCCCGCCATTTCAATGCGCTCTCCGGCGGCGAGCATGTGCCGATGTGGGAACAGGGCGTGCGCGACGCGCTGGCCAATTGGGGCCTCTGGGCGGGGCTGCTGATCCTGCGCCATGGCAGCCACATCTACCGCCTGGGCATCCTCGGCAACCGCATGGCGCCGAGTGCCGAGAGCCTCGCCGCCATGGAAGGCTACATGGCGCGCGAGAAGGATTGGAGCGCCGAGCTGATGGGCAAGCTCGGCGCGACGGAAGCGCAGGTGACCGCCAACCAGCGCAAGCTTGCCATGGTGGACTCCATCGCTCTCGGCCTCTGCTGGGGGCAGGAGCGTTTCGACTGCAACGGCACCACGCTGATCCGCCGCAGCGCGCGCGTGGCGACGCTGGATCCCTGGCCTCTCGCCATGCCGCGCCTCACGCTGGAGACGGAGACGGTGCATCTGCCCGGCCGCTTCGCCAATGCCGAGGCGATGCGCGCGGGCCTCGCCGCGGCCCCGCGCGAGCGGCTGGTGTTCGAGCTGGAGGCCGCGTGA
- a CDS encoding ABC transporter permease — MQEPEVLAGVIEGRRPSMTLSPLTRRRIANFRANRRGMISLWIFGTLFVLTLFAELLANDRPLVARVDGNWFFPVAVEYAESDIVPDGLPTEADWHDPEFMRDVHARGWVVWPPIRYSHATVVRDLGRPAPSPPSTRNWLGTDDQARDVLARVIYGFRISVLFGFTLTIAASIIGIAAGAVQGYYGGWTDLLFQRFIEIWSGMPQLFLLIILGSVIEPSFWTLLVFLLLFSWMGLVGVVRAEFLRGRNLDYVRAARALGVSDSALMFRHILPNAMVATLTFLPFILSGSVTVLSTLDFLGFGLPPGSASLGELLSQGKNNLQAPWLAFTGFVVLGGVLTLLIFIGEAVRDAFDPRKLPGGSLS; from the coding sequence TTGCAGGAACCTGAGGTTCTTGCCGGGGTCATCGAGGGGCGGCGCCCCTCGATGACCCTCTCCCCGCTCACCCGCCGCCGCATCGCGAATTTCCGCGCGAACCGCCGCGGCATGATCTCGCTCTGGATCTTCGGCACGCTCTTCGTGCTGACGCTCTTCGCCGAGCTTCTGGCCAATGACCGCCCGCTGGTGGCACGGGTGGACGGGAACTGGTTCTTCCCCGTCGCCGTCGAATATGCCGAGAGCGACATCGTCCCTGACGGCCTGCCGACCGAGGCCGATTGGCACGACCCGGAATTCATGCGCGACGTGCATGCGCGCGGCTGGGTGGTCTGGCCGCCCATCCGCTACAGCCACGCGACGGTGGTGCGCGACCTCGGCCGGCCCGCGCCCTCCCCGCCCAGCACCCGCAACTGGCTCGGCACGGATGACCAGGCGCGGGATGTGCTGGCGCGCGTCATCTACGGCTTCCGCATCTCGGTCCTGTTCGGTTTCACGCTGACCATCGCGGCCTCGATCATCGGCATCGCGGCGGGCGCGGTGCAGGGCTATTATGGCGGTTGGACCGACCTGCTGTTCCAGCGCTTCATCGAGATCTGGTCCGGCATGCCGCAGCTCTTCCTGCTGATCATCCTTGGCTCCGTCATCGAACCGAGCTTCTGGACGCTGCTGGTCTTCCTGCTGCTGTTTTCCTGGATGGGCCTGGTGGGCGTGGTGCGCGCGGAATTCCTGCGTGGACGCAACCTGGATTATGTGCGCGCGGCACGGGCGCTCGGCGTTTCCGACAGCGCGCTGATGTTCCGCCACATCCTTCCCAATGCGATGGTGGCGACGCTGACCTTCCTGCCCTTCATCCTCTCCGGTTCCGTCACCGTGCTCTCCACGCTGGATTTCCTGGGCTTCGGCCTGCCGCCCGGCTCGGCCTCGCTGGGCGAGCTCTTGAGCCAGGGCAAGAACAACCTCCAGGCGCCCTGGCTCGCCTTTACCGGCTTCGTCGTGCTGGGCGGCGTGCTGACCTTGCTGATCTTCATCGGCGAGGCGGTGCGCGATGCGTTCGATCCCCGGAAACTGCCCGGCGGGAGTTTGAGCTGA
- a CDS encoding ABC transporter ATP-binding protein, whose translation MESQPLLTVENLAVAFRGKRVVSGVSFTVNAGETVALVGESGSGKSVTALSILRLLANTGSNPEGRITLDGTEVLTANEGTLQRLRGGVAGMVFQEPMTSLNPLHTIGRQVSEAITLHRPLRGEALRQAVITTLQRAGLPNAEERINAYPHQMSGGQRQRVMIGAALANEPKLLIADEPTTALDVTIQAQILELLADLKRRLGMAMLLITHDLQIVRRHADRVVVMKDGAVVEQGLVAEVFGNPQHAYTRMLLATEPRGRPAPIPEGAEEILQGQDIRVHFPIRRGLLRRVVAQVKAVDGVDIALREGETLGLVGESGSGKTTLGLALIRMENSQGQIRFEGRDIQPLTRAELRPLRARMQIVFQDPYGSLSPRMNAGEIVGEGLAVHEPGLREAERAIRVAQALEEVGLEAAMAERYPHEFSGGQRQRIAIARALVLKPRLVVLDEPTSALDVSVQAQVVELLRGLQAKHRLAYLFISHDLRVVRAMAHRIIVMKNGRIVEAGEAEALTQNPREPYTRALMAAAFELRAAEGNGPN comes from the coding sequence ATGGAGAGCCAACCCCTCCTCACCGTCGAGAACCTCGCCGTCGCCTTCCGCGGCAAGCGCGTCGTCAGCGGCGTCTCCTTCACCGTGAATGCGGGTGAGACGGTGGCGCTGGTGGGCGAGAGCGGCTCCGGCAAGTCGGTCACCGCACTGTCCATCCTGCGGCTGCTGGCCAATACCGGCAGCAATCCGGAAGGCCGCATCACGCTGGACGGGACCGAGGTGCTGACGGCGAACGAGGGGACGCTGCAGCGCCTGCGCGGCGGCGTGGCCGGGATGGTCTTCCAGGAGCCGATGACCTCGCTCAACCCGCTGCACACCATCGGCCGGCAAGTGAGCGAGGCGATCACGCTGCACCGCCCGCTGCGCGGCGAGGCGTTACGCCAGGCCGTCATCACCACGCTCCAGCGCGCCGGCCTGCCGAACGCGGAGGAGCGCATCAACGCCTATCCGCACCAGATGTCGGGCGGCCAGCGCCAGCGCGTGATGATCGGCGCGGCCCTGGCCAACGAGCCCAAGCTGCTGATCGCCGATGAGCCGACCACCGCGCTGGACGTGACCATCCAGGCGCAGATCCTCGAATTGCTGGCCGACCTCAAGCGCCGCCTCGGCATGGCCATGCTGCTCATCACCCATGATTTGCAGATCGTCCGCCGCCACGCCGACCGCGTGGTGGTGATGAAGGATGGCGCGGTGGTCGAGCAGGGCCTGGTGGCCGAGGTCTTCGGCAACCCGCAGCATGCCTATACCCGCATGCTGCTGGCGACCGAGCCGCGCGGCCGCCCCGCACCCATCCCGGAGGGTGCTGAGGAGATCCTGCAGGGACAGGACATCCGCGTGCATTTCCCCATCCGCCGCGGCCTGCTCCGGCGCGTCGTCGCCCAGGTGAAGGCGGTGGATGGCGTGGACATCGCGCTGCGCGAGGGGGAGACGCTCGGCCTCGTCGGCGAAAGCGGCAGCGGCAAGACGACACTGGGCCTCGCCCTCATCCGCATGGAGAACAGCCAGGGCCAGATCCGCTTCGAGGGCCGCGACATCCAGCCGCTCACCCGCGCCGAACTGCGGCCCTTGCGCGCGCGCATGCAGATCGTCTTCCAGGACCCCTATGGCTCCCTCTCGCCGCGCATGAATGCGGGCGAGATCGTGGGCGAGGGCCTCGCCGTGCACGAACCCGGCCTGCGCGAGGCGGAGCGCGCCATCCGCGTGGCCCAGGCGCTGGAGGAAGTGGGCCTCGAGGCTGCCATGGCCGAGCGCTACCCGCATGAATTCTCGGGCGGCCAGCGCCAGCGCATCGCCATCGCGCGGGCGCTCGTCCTGAAGCCACGCCTGGTCGTGCTGGACGAGCCAACCTCCGCGCTGGATGTGAGCGTGCAGGCGCAGGTGGTGGAATTGCTGCGCGGGCTGCAGGCGAAGCACCGGCTGGCCTATCTCTTCATCAGCCATGACCTGCGCGTGGTGCGTGCCATGGCGCATCGCATCATCGTCATGAAGAATGGCCGCATCGTCGAGGCGGGCGAGGCCGAGGCCCTTACGCAAAACCCGCGCGAGCCCTATACGCGCGCCCTGATGGCCGCCGCCTTCGAGCTGCGCGCGGCCGAGGGGAACGGACCGAATTGA
- a CDS encoding 2-hydroxyacid dehydrogenase — MAILLSTKANAMQDWRDALLAEDPTLDIRLFPDAGDPADIEAAVCWTQHDMAELRRYPNLKLVVSMGAGVDHLLRPPGPPPGIPVARLKDERLTSGMTEWVLLNVLRFHRQDLEYRAQQAARIWDELPAPDTAKRRIGMLGLGQLGNASAQALRGLGFPVMGWTRNPRQVEGVTCFSGAEGLEAMLRQTDILVCLLPLTPETRGVINAKSLAWLPRGAFVINAARGGHLVAEDLLAALDSGHVAAAALDVFEPEPLPADHRFWTHPKVLVWPHASAITIPASAAPQVVENLRRAREGRPLINLVDFSAGY; from the coding sequence ATGGCCATTCTTCTCTCCACCAAGGCCAATGCCATGCAGGATTGGCGCGACGCGCTGCTGGCCGAGGATCCCACGCTCGACATCCGCCTCTTCCCCGATGCGGGCGACCCCGCCGATATCGAGGCGGCGGTCTGCTGGACGCAGCACGACATGGCGGAGTTGCGCCGCTATCCGAACCTCAAGCTCGTCGTCTCCATGGGCGCGGGCGTGGACCACCTGCTGCGCCCGCCGGGCCCGCCGCCCGGCATTCCCGTGGCGCGCCTGAAGGATGAGCGCCTGACCAGCGGCATGACCGAATGGGTGCTGCTCAACGTGCTGCGCTTCCACCGGCAGGATCTGGAATACCGCGCGCAACAGGCGGCCCGCATCTGGGACGAGCTGCCCGCGCCGGACACGGCCAAGCGCCGCATCGGCATGCTGGGCCTGGGGCAGCTCGGCAATGCCTCGGCGCAGGCGCTGCGCGGCCTCGGCTTTCCGGTGATGGGCTGGACGCGCAACCCGCGCCAAGTGGAAGGCGTCACCTGCTTCTCCGGCGCCGAGGGGCTGGAGGCCATGTTGCGGCAGACTGACATCCTGGTTTGTCTGTTGCCGCTGACGCCCGAGACGCGCGGCGTGATCAACGCGAAAAGCCTCGCCTGGCTGCCGCGCGGCGCCTTCGTCATCAACGCCGCGCGCGGTGGCCACCTCGTCGCCGAGGATCTGCTGGCGGCGCTGGATTCGGGCCATGTGGCGGCAGCGGCTCTCGATGTGTTCGAGCCCGAGCCCCTGCCCGCCGATCATCGTTTCTGGACGCACCCCAAGGTGCTGGTCTGGCCGCATGCCTCGGCCATCACCATCCCCGCCAGCGCGGCGCCGCAGGTGGTGGAAAATCTGCGCCGCGCACGCGAGGGGCGGCCGCTGATCAATCTGGTCGATTTCAGCGCCGGCTACTGA
- a CDS encoding MarR family transcriptional regulator, with translation MSVQINPDQLIGILRDTTVALVRRDGPDLSARQLGVFLSVYLSPGPHTVRGLAQNLNVSKPAITRALDRLGELDLARRKVDPMDRRSVLVQRTLKGTVFLRELRQTMAEADGVVAEIPVADSVEA, from the coding sequence ATGTCTGTCCAGATCAATCCTGACCAGCTGATCGGCATCCTGCGGGATACGACGGTCGCGCTGGTTCGCCGCGATGGGCCGGATCTCTCGGCGCGCCAATTGGGCGTCTTCCTGTCGGTCTATCTCAGCCCCGGCCCGCACACGGTGCGCGGCCTGGCGCAGAACCTGAACGTCTCGAAACCCGCCATCACGCGCGCGCTCGACCGCCTTGGCGAGCTCGACCTCGCCCGCCGCAAGGTGGACCCGATGGATCGCCGCAGCGTGCTGGTGCAGCGGACGCTCAAGGGCACGGTCTTCCTGCGCGAGCTGCGCCAGACCATGGCCGAGGCCGATGGCGTGGTGGCCGAGATTCCGGTCGCGGATTCCGTCGAGGCCTGA
- a CDS encoding leucyl aminopeptidase family protein, translating to MLPSLLNDAAHALPLHVVTPETWDALPGAAFARAAGFTGKPGEIVLLPGADGVAGALFGEPRTAEGYGALPYGLPEGSVWRLEGGDGAAAALGWALGAYRYTRFKPGKRAPARLVAPAGSESAQAVATAICRARDLINTPANHLGPAELAAMVGEVAAQHGARFRVIEGEELRQGFPAVQAVGQGSPRAPRVAVLEWGAADAPLVALCGKGVCFDTGGLDLKPSSAMLRMKKDMGGAAVMLALAEALMAQRAPIRLLLVIGAVENSVSGEAFRPLDVIRTRQGLTVEIGNTDAEGRLVLADLLTFAAEHQPRVILNGATLTGAARVALGPDLPALFSNDDTLAEALLAGGQAAGDPLWRLPLHDGYANWLDSPIADLNNVASKPMGGAIIAALFLRRFVPEGTPWAHLDLYAWNDATRPGRPEGGEATGMRAALAGLGRFLERSAG from the coding sequence ATGCTGCCCAGCCTCTTGAACGACGCCGCCCACGCGCTACCGCTGCATGTCGTGACGCCCGAGACCTGGGACGCCCTGCCGGGCGCCGCTTTCGCCCGGGCCGCGGGCTTCACCGGCAAGCCGGGCGAGATCGTGCTGCTGCCGGGCGCGGACGGTGTGGCGGGCGCGCTCTTCGGCGAGCCGCGGACGGCCGAGGGCTATGGCGCGCTGCCCTATGGCCTGCCCGAGGGAAGCGTGTGGCGCCTCGAGGGTGGCGATGGCGCGGCGGCGGCGCTGGGCTGGGCGCTGGGCGCCTATCGCTATACCCGCTTCAAGCCGGGCAAGCGCGCACCGGCGCGGCTGGTGGCGCCGGCCGGCAGCGAATCGGCGCAGGCGGTGGCCACCGCCATCTGCCGCGCGCGCGACCTCATCAACACGCCCGCCAACCATCTGGGCCCGGCCGAACTCGCCGCCATGGTGGGCGAGGTGGCGGCGCAGCATGGCGCGCGCTTCCGCGTGATCGAGGGGGAGGAACTGCGCCAGGGCTTCCCGGCGGTGCAGGCGGTGGGCCAGGGAAGCCCGCGCGCGCCGCGCGTGGCGGTGCTGGAATGGGGGGCGGCGGATGCGCCGCTCGTCGCGCTCTGCGGCAAGGGCGTGTGCTTCGACACCGGCGGGCTCGACCTCAAGCCGTCGAGCGCGATGCTGCGCATGAAGAAGGACATGGGCGGTGCCGCCGTGATGCTGGCGCTGGCCGAGGCGCTGATGGCGCAGCGCGCGCCCATCCGCCTGCTGCTGGTGATCGGCGCCGTCGAGAACAGCGTGAGCGGCGAGGCCTTCCGCCCGCTCGACGTGATCCGCACCCGCCAGGGGCTGACGGTGGAGATCGGCAACACGGATGCCGAGGGGCGCCTGGTGCTGGCCGATCTTCTCACCTTCGCGGCGGAGCATCAGCCGCGCGTGATCCTGAACGGTGCAACCCTGACGGGTGCCGCGCGCGTGGCCCTCGGGCCCGACCTGCCCGCACTGTTCAGCAATGACGACACGCTGGCCGAGGCGCTGCTGGCTGGCGGGCAGGCGGCGGGCGATCCGCTCTGGCGGCTGCCGCTGCATGACGGCTACGCGAACTGGCTCGATAGCCCCATCGCCGACCTGAACAACGTCGCCAGCAAGCCGATGGGGGGCGCCATCATCGCGGCGCTCTTCCTGCGGCGCTTCGTGCCGGAGGGCACGCCCTGGGCGCATCTCGACCTCTATGCCTGGAACGACGCGACGCGCCCCGGGCGGCCGGAGGGTGGCGAGGCGACGGGGATGCGGGCCGCGCTGGCCGGGCTCGGGCGGTTTCTTGAGCGTTCCGCGGGGTGA
- the hslV gene encoding ATP-dependent protease subunit HslV: protein MTTDTHDPLGWHGTTILCVRRNGKVAMAGDGQVSLGQTVVKGNARKVRRIAQGRVLAGFAGATADAFTLLERLEAKLERFPDQLERACVELAKDWRTDRYLRRLEALLAVADKDRSLLLTGQGDVLEPEDAVIGIGSGGNYALAAARALLTVEGVEAEEIARRSMTIAASICVYTNGNFILETLG from the coding sequence ATGACAACAGACACGCATGATCCGCTGGGGTGGCACGGCACGACCATCCTTTGCGTCCGCCGCAACGGGAAGGTGGCCATGGCCGGAGACGGCCAGGTCTCGCTCGGCCAGACGGTGGTGAAGGGCAATGCCCGCAAGGTGCGCCGCATCGCGCAGGGCCGCGTGCTCGCGGGCTTCGCCGGCGCCACAGCCGATGCCTTCACCCTGCTGGAGCGGCTGGAAGCCAAGCTCGAGCGCTTCCCCGACCAGCTGGAGCGCGCCTGCGTCGAGCTGGCGAAGGATTGGCGGACCGACCGCTACCTGCGCCGGCTGGAGGCGCTGCTGGCCGTGGCCGACAAGGACCGCTCCCTGCTGCTCACCGGCCAGGGTGACGTGCTGGAGCCGGAGGACGCCGTCATCGGCATTGGCTCCGGCGGCAACTACGCGCTGGCCGCGGCCCGCGCGCTGCTGACGGTCGAGGGCGTGGAGGCGGAGGAGATCGCGCGGCGGTCCATGACCATCGCCGCCAGCATCTGCGTCTACACCAACGGCAACTTCATCCTGGAGACGCTTGGTTGA
- the hslU gene encoding ATP-dependent protease ATPase subunit HslU, giving the protein MSDVTAPEMVNLSPREIVSELDRFIIGQNDAKRAVAIALRNRWRRQQLPESWQEEVVPKNILMIGPTGCGKTEIARRLARLANAPFLKVEATKFTEVGYVGRDVEQIVRDLVEAAIVQARDAARKDVRAKAELAAEEALVTALVGEGAAGETRQKFRRMLREGQLEAREIEVQVSEPTGQPIGMMDMPGMPPGQMQNMQEMLGKMFGGRPKPRRMTVAAAREALTREEADKLLDNEAVTRSAVLNAENNGIVFLDEIDKIARSSEGGVRGGDVSREGVQRDLLPLIEGTTVNTRHGPVRTDFILFIASGAFHLSKPSDLLPELQGRLPIRVELKALTREDFRRILTEPEHSLLKQASALIRTEGVELDFADEAVDALADLAAEINATVENIGARRLATVIERLLEDVSFTASDRRGETVTVTAAMVRERVATLAASADLSRYIL; this is encoded by the coding sequence ATGAGCGACGTGACAGCCCCGGAGATGGTGAATCTCTCGCCCCGCGAGATCGTGAGCGAGCTCGACCGCTTCATCATCGGCCAGAACGACGCGAAGCGCGCCGTCGCCATCGCGCTGCGCAACCGCTGGCGGCGCCAGCAACTGCCGGAGAGCTGGCAGGAAGAGGTGGTGCCGAAGAACATCCTGATGATCGGGCCGACCGGCTGCGGCAAGACCGAGATCGCTCGCCGCCTCGCCAGGCTCGCCAATGCGCCCTTCCTCAAGGTCGAGGCCACGAAATTCACCGAGGTCGGCTATGTCGGCCGCGACGTGGAACAGATCGTGCGCGACCTGGTCGAGGCCGCGATCGTGCAGGCGCGCGACGCTGCCCGAAAGGATGTGCGCGCCAAGGCCGAGCTCGCCGCCGAGGAAGCCCTGGTGACCGCGCTGGTGGGCGAGGGTGCGGCCGGCGAAACCCGCCAGAAGTTCCGCAGGATGCTGCGCGAGGGCCAGCTCGAGGCGCGCGAGATCGAGGTTCAGGTGAGTGAGCCCACGGGCCAGCCCATCGGCATGATGGACATGCCCGGCATGCCCCCCGGCCAGATGCAGAACATGCAGGAGATGCTGGGCAAGATGTTCGGCGGCCGCCCCAAGCCCCGCCGCATGACCGTCGCCGCCGCGCGCGAGGCGCTGACGCGCGAGGAGGCGGACAAGCTGCTGGACAATGAGGCGGTGACCCGCAGCGCCGTGCTCAACGCCGAGAACAACGGCATCGTCTTCCTCGACGAGATCGACAAGATCGCCCGCAGCAGCGAGGGCGGCGTGCGTGGTGGCGACGTCTCCCGCGAGGGCGTGCAGCGCGACCTGCTGCCGCTGATCGAGGGCACGACGGTGAACACCCGCCACGGCCCGGTGCGGACGGACTTCATCCTCTTCATCGCCTCCGGCGCCTTCCACCTCTCCAAGCCCAGCGACCTGCTGCCCGAACTCCAAGGCCGCCTGCCGATCCGGGTGGAGCTGAAGGCCCTGACGCGCGAGGATTTCCGCCGCATCCTGACCGAGCCCGAGCACTCGCTGCTCAAGCAGGCCAGTGCGCTGATCCGCACCGAGGGCGTGGAGCTGGACTTCGCGGACGAGGCGGTGGACGCGCTGGCCGACCTCGCCGCCGAGATCAACGCGACGGTCGAGAATATCGGCGCGCGGCGGCTCGCCACCGTGATCGAGCGGCTGCTGGAGGATGTCAGCTTCACCGCCAGCGACCGGCGCGGCGAGACCGTCACGGTCACCGCCGCCATGGTGCGCGAGCGCGTGGCGACGCTCGCCGCCAGCGCCGACCTCTCGCGCTACATCCTGTAG
- a CDS encoding transporter substrate-binding domain-containing protein produces MRRLLAGFGLAALLIAPGPVLAQNAPQGGQNRQQARPAAPASTLDAVRSRGQLLCGVNGGLAGFSAPDPAGVMRGLDADFCRAIAAAALGDAEKVRFVTQATVEAGLDALAARRIDVLARNATVTLTRDAGRPVTPTAVNFYDGMGFLVPRSLNVSSPRQLSGRTVCWAGAEGPGTAGGNIENFNSRHGLNLTIRRFGTPAEVVTAMEAGTCHAFAADSGALASRRVTDFRVPDQWLVLAEVISREPLALFVHAGDDEWRGLVFWVTHLLLGAEYLGVNSANLAENLGNPDPRVRQMLGVLPGFGRPLRLPDDWGARVLSSVGNYGEVFERNLGRASVFGMDRGLNDQWTRGGLMYSFPMR; encoded by the coding sequence ATGCGCCGTCTGCTCGCGGGCTTCGGCCTCGCTGCCCTGCTCATCGCCCCGGGGCCGGTCCTGGCGCAGAACGCGCCCCAGGGCGGGCAGAACCGGCAACAGGCGCGGCCTGCCGCGCCGGCCTCGACGCTCGACGCCGTGCGGTCGCGGGGCCAGCTGCTCTGCGGTGTGAATGGCGGCCTTGCCGGCTTCTCCGCGCCCGACCCGGCCGGCGTGATGCGCGGGCTGGATGCGGATTTCTGCCGCGCCATCGCCGCCGCCGCACTTGGCGATGCGGAGAAGGTGCGCTTCGTGACGCAGGCCACGGTCGAGGCCGGGCTCGATGCCCTGGCCGCGCGGCGGATTGACGTGCTGGCCCGCAACGCGACCGTGACGCTGACCCGCGATGCGGGCCGGCCGGTGACGCCCACGGCGGTGAATTTCTACGACGGCATGGGCTTCCTGGTGCCGCGCTCGCTCAATGTCAGCTCCCCGCGGCAGCTCAGTGGCCGGACGGTGTGCTGGGCCGGCGCCGAGGGGCCCGGGACGGCCGGTGGCAATATCGAGAATTTCAACAGCCGGCATGGCCTGAATCTGACCATCCGCCGCTTCGGCACGCCGGCCGAGGTGGTCACGGCCATGGAGGCCGGCACCTGCCACGCCTTCGCCGCCGATAGCGGCGCCCTCGCCTCGCGCCGCGTCACCGATTTCCGCGTGCCCGACCAATGGCTGGTGCTGGCCGAGGTGATCTCGCGCGAGCCGCTCGCCCTCTTCGTGCACGCGGGCGACGATGAATGGCGGGGCCTGGTCTTCTGGGTGACGCACCTGCTGCTCGGCGCCGAATATCTCGGCGTGAACTCCGCCAACCTGGCCGAGAACCTGGGCAATCCCGATCCGCGCGTGCGGCAGATGCTGGGCGTACTGCCCGGCTTCGGCCGCCCGCTGCGCCTGCCGGATGACTGGGGTGCCCGCGTCCTCAGCAGCGTGGGCAATTACGGCGAGGTCTTCGAGCGCAACCTCGGCCGCGCCTCCGTCTTCGGGATGGATCGCGGCCTGAACGACCAGTGGACGCGCGGCGGGCTGATGTACAGCTTCCCGATGCGGTGA